From a region of the Toxotes jaculatrix isolate fToxJac2 chromosome 7, fToxJac2.pri, whole genome shotgun sequence genome:
- the mrpl41 gene encoding 39S ribosomal protein L41, mitochondrial, which translates to MGVLSTLMRGLVRGADRMSEFTSKRGSRTHNKGRGARPTGLRLASRKFVSLRAMIPEFVVPHLEGFKLKPYVSYRSPRGTEPPLTAQSLFEELVAPQIKKDIEDGTFSKEQLEKYGYEPTQAGKLFKLYPKNYVR; encoded by the coding sequence ATGGGTGTGTTATCCACTCTGATGAGGGGTCTGGTGAGAGGAGCGGACCGGATGTCTGAGTTCACCAGCAAGCGTGGATCAAGGACTCATAATAAAGGCAGGGGTGCAAGGCCCACCGGACTGAGGCTCGCAAGCAGAAAGTTTGTGTCCTTAAGGGCCATGATTCCTGAGTTTGTGGTGCCTCACCTGGAGGGATTCAAACTCAAACCCTACGTCTCCTATCGCTCTCCTAGAGGAACAGAGCCTCCACTCACAGCACAGAGTTTGTTTGAGGAGCTGGTGGCCCCTCAGATCAAGAAGGACATTGAAGACGGCACTTTCAGCAAAGAACAGCTGGAGAAGTATGGATATGAACCCACACAGGCAGGGAAGCTCTTCAAACTGTATCCCAAGAACTATGTGCGTTAA
- the LOC121184916 gene encoding leukocyte surface antigen CD53-like isoform X1: protein MAQGCLKCLKYTMCVANFLCFMCGVAVLGLGVYMMVNFQMAALIPTLASFNIANMLLISGIVITCVSFLGFLGALKENRCLLLTFFLLLFCLMLVELTAACLLLMYETEIARMVEEDLIKGLEKAKGKATNATTEWDLVQTQLDCCGVYNASDWGDTVPQSCCQGSCDPIKRNYREKGCLGKLKALFEENFLTTGISVIVLCIIEVLGMCFAMTLFCHISRSGLGYKL, encoded by the exons ATGGCTCAAGGCTGCCTCAAGTGTTTAAAGTACACCATGTGTGTCGCCAACTTCTTATGTTTC ATGTGTGGTGTGGCGGTACTGGGCCTTGGCGTGTACATGATGGTGAATTTCCAGATGGCCGCTCTCATCCCGACCTTGGCCAGCTTCAACATTGCAAACATGCTACTGATCAGTGGCATCGTCATCACCTGCGTGTCCTTCCTGGGATTCCTGGGCGCCCTGAAGGAGAACCGCTGTCTCCTCCTGACg tttttcctgctgctgttctgtctgATGCTGGTGGAGCTGACCGCAGCATGCTTGCTACTCATGTACGAAACAGAG ATAGCTCGCATGGTGGAAGAGGATCTCATCAAGGGTTTGGAAAAAGCCAAAGGAAAGGCTACCAATGCAACGACTGAGTGGGATCTGGTTCAGACGCAG CTGGACTGCTGTGGAGTCTATAATGCATCAGACTGGGGAGACACAGTGCCTCAATCATGCTGCCAGGGTTCTTGTGACCCCATTAAGAGAAACTACAGGGAGAAG GGTTGTTTGGGAAAACTGAAGGCCTTGTTTGAAGAAAACTTCCTAACCACTGGAATCTCTGTCATTGTTCTCTGCATTATCGAG GTTTTGGGAATGTGTTTCGCCATGACGCTCTTCTGCCACATCAGTAGATCTGGGCTGGGCTACAAGTTATAG
- the dph7 gene encoding diphthine methyltransferase isoform X1, producing the protein MAWKSRTRSLQVFDTEQSADTVEWCPVSPSHNILACGTYQLQKGAGVEDVTPSRTGRLYLFNFERGGSMSPPLTELQRLDTAAILDMKWCHVLVSEKAVLGTAAATGELQLYTLSDSQEGSCSLQPLSSLEVGAERLALSLDWSTGRMDSSSDVRVVCSDSAGCVSVLSLAESSLTTLSQWKAHDFEAWISAFSYWDTQLVYSGGDDCKLKGWDLRVGPSCPTWTSKRHSMGVCSIQSNPHREHILATGSYDEQVLLWDGRNMRQPLSESAMGGGVWRLKWHPTHQHLLLAACMHNDFHILHCQQALEGSGGACPIVASYILHNSLAYGADWSRLSLEKPAPCSPPAAEPKESLTESRGHLRIQYESPTASFDTSLEDDAGRYIPEGVAAPSTNPTAGPVLSPDHDAPSLSCLLASCSFYDHMLHVWRWDWNPDEAQQESQQC; encoded by the exons ATGGCTTGGAAGTCGAGGACCCGCAGCCTACAAGTGTTTGACACGGAGCAGAGTGCTGACACGGTGGAGTGGTGTCCTGTTTCACCGAGCCACAACATCCTGGCCTGCGGGACATATCAGCTACAGAAGGGG GCAGGGGTAGAGGATGTCACCCCAAGCCGGACTGGTCGTTTGTACCTTTTTAACTTTGAGCGAGGGGGATCGATGAGTCCTCCTCTCACTGAGCTGCAGCGCTTGGACACAGCGGCCATTTTAGATATGAAATG GTGCCATGTGCTGGTGTCAGAGAAGGCAGTGCTGGGAACAGCAGCTGCTACAGGGGAGCTGCAGCTGTACACGCTGTCAGACAGTCAG GAAGGCAGCTGCAGTCTGCAGCCTCTGAGCAGTTTGGAGGTGGGAGCAGAGCGGCTGGCTCTGTCATTAGATTGGTCCACAGGTAGAATGGACAG cagcagtgatgtgcGGGTGGTGTGCAGCGACTCTGCAGGCTGTGTCAGTGTGCTCTCTCTGGCTGAAAGCTCTCTGACAACTCTGTCACAGTGGAAAGCCCATGACTTTGAGGCCTGGATCTCAGCTTTCTCATACTGGGATACACAGCTGGTTTACTCTG GTGGTGATGACTGCAAACTTAAAGGCTGGGATCTCAGGGTGGGCCCATCCTGTCCCACTTGGACCAGTAAAAG GCACTCAATGGGTGTGTGCAGTATTCAGAGCAACCCACATCGAGAACACATCCTGGCTACAGGCAG ctATGATGAGCAGGTTTTGCTGTGGGACGGCAGAAACATGCGGCAGCCTCTCAGTGAGAGCGCGATGGGTGGTGGAGTGTGGAGGCTGAAGTGGCATCCAACCCATCAGCACCTGCTGCTGGCAGCCTGCATGCACAATGACTTCCATATCCTTCACTGCCAGCAGGCCCTAG AGGGCAGTGGGGGAGCTTGTCCCATTGTCGCCTCCTACATCCTCCACAACTCCCTTGCGTATGGAGCTGACTGGTCCCGGCTGTCCCTGGAGAAACCTGCTCCTTGCTCCCCTCCTGCTGCAGAACCAAAGGAAAGCCTcacagaaagcagaggacaCTTAAGGATTCAGTATGAATCTCCCACTGCCAGCTTTGACACTTCCCTGGAGGATGATGCTGGACGATACATCCCAGAGGGTGTTGCGGCGCCGTCTACCAACCCTACTGCAGGCCCCGTCCTCAGCCCTGACCACGATGCCCCCTCATTGTCCTGTCTGCTCGCAAGCTGCTCATTCTATGACCATATGCTCCATGTGTGGCGCTGGGACTGGAATCCAGATGAGGCTCAACAGGAATCACAGCAGTGTTGA
- the LOC121184916 gene encoding leukocyte surface antigen CD53-like isoform X2 yields the protein MAQGCLKCLKYTMCVANFLCFMCGVAVLGLGVYMMVNFQMAALIPTLASFNIANMLLISGIVITCVSFLGFLGALKENRCLLLTFFLLLFCLMLVELTAACLLLMYETEIARMVEEDLIKGLEKAKGKATNATTEWDLVQTQLDCCGVYNASDWGDTVPQSCCQGSCDPIKRNYREKGCLGKLKALFEENFLTTGISVIVLCIIEVN from the exons ATGGCTCAAGGCTGCCTCAAGTGTTTAAAGTACACCATGTGTGTCGCCAACTTCTTATGTTTC ATGTGTGGTGTGGCGGTACTGGGCCTTGGCGTGTACATGATGGTGAATTTCCAGATGGCCGCTCTCATCCCGACCTTGGCCAGCTTCAACATTGCAAACATGCTACTGATCAGTGGCATCGTCATCACCTGCGTGTCCTTCCTGGGATTCCTGGGCGCCCTGAAGGAGAACCGCTGTCTCCTCCTGACg tttttcctgctgctgttctgtctgATGCTGGTGGAGCTGACCGCAGCATGCTTGCTACTCATGTACGAAACAGAG ATAGCTCGCATGGTGGAAGAGGATCTCATCAAGGGTTTGGAAAAAGCCAAAGGAAAGGCTACCAATGCAACGACTGAGTGGGATCTGGTTCAGACGCAG CTGGACTGCTGTGGAGTCTATAATGCATCAGACTGGGGAGACACAGTGCCTCAATCATGCTGCCAGGGTTCTTGTGACCCCATTAAGAGAAACTACAGGGAGAAG GGTTGTTTGGGAAAACTGAAGGCCTTGTTTGAAGAAAACTTCCTAACCACTGGAATCTCTGTCATTGTTCTCTGCATTATCGAGGTAAACTGA
- the araf gene encoding serine/threonine-protein kinase A-Raf isoform X2, with amino-acid sequence MSSASSSYSSSGETSPEDVPRGGGTIRVYLPNKQRTVVNVRQGQTVHESLDKALKVRGLTQECCAVFRLLEGRKRLTEWDTDITPLVGEELLVEVLDDIPLTMHNFVRKTFFKLAYCDFCHKFLFNGFRCQTCGYKFHQHCSSKVPTVCVDMDTVTKRIEHNPCTDEYPQILLPDSSPSKSNLAITPDPASMDLLSPTSAFNFPMPGGDGQSLQRHRSTSTPNVHMVSTVGPVDASAIEDALKFNNTMGPEPSPKLSTSPPSSLGSPGRRPPKSPSEHKERKSSSSDDKKKVHRGGCRDSSYYWEVHSREVTIQKRIGAGSFGTVFKGKWHGDVAIKILKVTEPTPEQLQAFKNEMQVLRKTRHVNILLFMGYMTKPNFAIITQWCEGSSLYRHLHVTETKFDTMRRIDVARQTAQGMDYLHAKNIIHRDLKSNNIFLHEGWTVKIGDFGLATVKSRWSGSQQVEQPSGSILWMAPEVIRMQDSNPYTFQSDVYGYGVVLFELMSGTLPYSNINNRDQIIFMVGRGYLSPDLTKLYSTSPKSMKRLIIDCLKFKRDERPLFPQILVAIEQVQDLLPKIERSRSEPSLHRAVHAEDLNPLLFHTTRLMPL; translated from the exons ATGTCCTCCGCCTcttcctcctactcctcctcgGGGGAGACTAGTCCAGAGGATGTACCCCGAGGTGGGGGCACCATCCGAGTCTACCTCCCCAACAAACAGAGGACAGTG GTGAATGTTCGCCAAGGACAGACTGTGCACGAGAGTCTGGACAAAGCGCTCAAAGTGAGAGGCCTAACCCAAGAGTGCTGTGCTGTATTCCGCCTTCTAGAAGG TCGTAAGAGACTGACAGAGTGGGACACAGACATCACTCCTCTGGTTGGAGAAGAACTTTTAGTCGAGGTCCTGGATGATATTCCCCTCACCATGCACAACTTT GTACGGAAAACCTTCTTCAAGCTAGCTTACTGTGATTTTTGCCACAAGTTTCTTTTCAATGGCTTTAGATGTCAGACATGTGGCTACAAATTTCACCAGCACTGTAGCAGCAAGGTccctactgtgtgtgtggacatggaTACCGTGACCAAACG GATTGAGCATAATCCTTGCACAGATGAGTACCCACAGATACTATTGCCAGACAGTTCCCCATCAAAGAGCAACCTAGCCATAACCCCAGATCCTGCTAG TATGGACCTCTTGTCCCCAACCTCGGCCTTTAACTTCCCCATGCCTGGTGGAGACGGCCAGTCTCTACAGAGGCATCGCTCCACCTCCACTCCCAATGTTCATATGGTCAGCACAGTGGGCCCTGTTGATGCCAGCGCCATAGAG GACGCGCTAAAATTCAACAACACAATGG GTCCTGAGCCCTCACCGAAGCTCTCCACCAGCCCACCCTCATCTCTTGGCTCTCCAGGTAGGAGACCACCAAAGTCCCCTTCAGAGCACAAGGAGCGCAAGTCCTCCTCATCTGACGACAAAAAGAAAGTG CACCGAGGGGGCTGCAGGGACTCAAGTTACTACTGGGAGGTCCACTCTCGAGAAGTCACCATTCAGAAGAGAATAGGTGCTGGCTCCTTTGGAACGGTGTTTAAGGGCAAGTGGCACGGAGACGTGGCAATCAAGATCCTTAAAGTCACCGAGCCAACACCTGAGCAGTTACAGGCCttcaaaaatgaaatgcaggtCTTACG GAAGACCCGCCACGTCAACATCCTGCTGTTCATGGGCTATATGACTAAGCCCAACTTTGCCATCATCACACAGTGGTGTGAAGGCAGCAGCCTGTACCGCCATCTGCATGTCACAGAAACCAAGTTTGACACTATGCGGCGCATTGATGTGGCCAGACAGACAGCACAGGGCATGGA ttATCTTCATGCGAAGAACATAATTCATCGAGATCTGAAGTCAAACA ATATTTTTCTCCATGAGGGCTGGACTGTTAAGATTGGTGACTTTGGCTTGGCCACAGTGAAGTCTCGCTGGAGCGGCTCTCAACAGGTGGAGCAGCCCAGTGGATCCATTCTCTGGATG gCTCCTGAAGTAATCAGAATGCAGGACAGCAACCCATATACGTTCCAGTCTGATGTGTACGGCTATGGAGTAGTGCTGTTTGAGTTGATGTCAGGGACCTTGCCTTACTCCAATATCAACAACAGAGACCAG ATAATCTTTATGGTTGGACGTGGTTACTTGTCTCCAGACCTCACTAAGCTGTATAGTACCTCACCCAAGTCAATGAAAAGGCTAATCATTGACTGCCTGAAGTTCAAACGTGATGAGAGGCCCCTGTTTCCACAG ATCCTGGTGGCCATTGAGCAAGTGCAAGACCTGCTTCCAAAAATCGAGCGGAGTCGTTCAGAGCCATCACTCCATCGGGCCGTCCACGCTGAGGACCTGAATCCCCTTCTGTTCCACACCACCAGGCTGATGCCCCTCTAG
- the araf gene encoding serine/threonine-protein kinase A-Raf isoform X1 yields the protein MSSASSSYSSSGETSPEDVPRGGGTIRVYLPNKQRTVVNVRQGQTVHESLDKALKVRGLTQECCAVFRLLEGRKRLTEWDTDITPLVGEELLVEVLDDIPLTMHNFVRKTFFKLAYCDFCHKFLFNGFRCQTCGYKFHQHCSSKVPTVCVDMDTVTKRIEHNPCTDEYPQILLPDSSPSKSNLAITPDPASMDLLSPTSAFNFPMPGGDGQSLQRHRSTSTPNVHMVSTVGPVDASAIEDALKFNNTMVGPEPSPKLSTSPPSSLGSPGRRPPKSPSEHKERKSSSSDDKKKVHRGGCRDSSYYWEVHSREVTIQKRIGAGSFGTVFKGKWHGDVAIKILKVTEPTPEQLQAFKNEMQVLRKTRHVNILLFMGYMTKPNFAIITQWCEGSSLYRHLHVTETKFDTMRRIDVARQTAQGMDYLHAKNIIHRDLKSNNIFLHEGWTVKIGDFGLATVKSRWSGSQQVEQPSGSILWMAPEVIRMQDSNPYTFQSDVYGYGVVLFELMSGTLPYSNINNRDQIIFMVGRGYLSPDLTKLYSTSPKSMKRLIIDCLKFKRDERPLFPQILVAIEQVQDLLPKIERSRSEPSLHRAVHAEDLNPLLFHTTRLMPL from the exons ATGTCCTCCGCCTcttcctcctactcctcctcgGGGGAGACTAGTCCAGAGGATGTACCCCGAGGTGGGGGCACCATCCGAGTCTACCTCCCCAACAAACAGAGGACAGTG GTGAATGTTCGCCAAGGACAGACTGTGCACGAGAGTCTGGACAAAGCGCTCAAAGTGAGAGGCCTAACCCAAGAGTGCTGTGCTGTATTCCGCCTTCTAGAAGG TCGTAAGAGACTGACAGAGTGGGACACAGACATCACTCCTCTGGTTGGAGAAGAACTTTTAGTCGAGGTCCTGGATGATATTCCCCTCACCATGCACAACTTT GTACGGAAAACCTTCTTCAAGCTAGCTTACTGTGATTTTTGCCACAAGTTTCTTTTCAATGGCTTTAGATGTCAGACATGTGGCTACAAATTTCACCAGCACTGTAGCAGCAAGGTccctactgtgtgtgtggacatggaTACCGTGACCAAACG GATTGAGCATAATCCTTGCACAGATGAGTACCCACAGATACTATTGCCAGACAGTTCCCCATCAAAGAGCAACCTAGCCATAACCCCAGATCCTGCTAG TATGGACCTCTTGTCCCCAACCTCGGCCTTTAACTTCCCCATGCCTGGTGGAGACGGCCAGTCTCTACAGAGGCATCGCTCCACCTCCACTCCCAATGTTCATATGGTCAGCACAGTGGGCCCTGTTGATGCCAGCGCCATAGAG GACGCGCTAAAATTCAACAACACAATGG TAGGTCCTGAGCCCTCACCGAAGCTCTCCACCAGCCCACCCTCATCTCTTGGCTCTCCAGGTAGGAGACCACCAAAGTCCCCTTCAGAGCACAAGGAGCGCAAGTCCTCCTCATCTGACGACAAAAAGAAAGTG CACCGAGGGGGCTGCAGGGACTCAAGTTACTACTGGGAGGTCCACTCTCGAGAAGTCACCATTCAGAAGAGAATAGGTGCTGGCTCCTTTGGAACGGTGTTTAAGGGCAAGTGGCACGGAGACGTGGCAATCAAGATCCTTAAAGTCACCGAGCCAACACCTGAGCAGTTACAGGCCttcaaaaatgaaatgcaggtCTTACG GAAGACCCGCCACGTCAACATCCTGCTGTTCATGGGCTATATGACTAAGCCCAACTTTGCCATCATCACACAGTGGTGTGAAGGCAGCAGCCTGTACCGCCATCTGCATGTCACAGAAACCAAGTTTGACACTATGCGGCGCATTGATGTGGCCAGACAGACAGCACAGGGCATGGA ttATCTTCATGCGAAGAACATAATTCATCGAGATCTGAAGTCAAACA ATATTTTTCTCCATGAGGGCTGGACTGTTAAGATTGGTGACTTTGGCTTGGCCACAGTGAAGTCTCGCTGGAGCGGCTCTCAACAGGTGGAGCAGCCCAGTGGATCCATTCTCTGGATG gCTCCTGAAGTAATCAGAATGCAGGACAGCAACCCATATACGTTCCAGTCTGATGTGTACGGCTATGGAGTAGTGCTGTTTGAGTTGATGTCAGGGACCTTGCCTTACTCCAATATCAACAACAGAGACCAG ATAATCTTTATGGTTGGACGTGGTTACTTGTCTCCAGACCTCACTAAGCTGTATAGTACCTCACCCAAGTCAATGAAAAGGCTAATCATTGACTGCCTGAAGTTCAAACGTGATGAGAGGCCCCTGTTTCCACAG ATCCTGGTGGCCATTGAGCAAGTGCAAGACCTGCTTCCAAAAATCGAGCGGAGTCGTTCAGAGCCATCACTCCATCGGGCCGTCCACGCTGAGGACCTGAATCCCCTTCTGTTCCACACCACCAGGCTGATGCCCCTCTAG
- the dph7 gene encoding diphthine methyltransferase isoform X2, with the protein MAWKSRTRSLQVFDTEQSADTVEWCPVSPSHNILACGTYQLQKGAGVEDVTPSRTGRLYLFNFERGGSMSPPLTELQRLDTAAILDMKWCHVLVSEKAVLGTAAATGELQLYTLSDSQEGSCSLQPLSSLEVGAERLALSLDWSTGRMDSSDVRVVCSDSAGCVSVLSLAESSLTTLSQWKAHDFEAWISAFSYWDTQLVYSGGDDCKLKGWDLRVGPSCPTWTSKRHSMGVCSIQSNPHREHILATGSYDEQVLLWDGRNMRQPLSESAMGGGVWRLKWHPTHQHLLLAACMHNDFHILHCQQALEGSGGACPIVASYILHNSLAYGADWSRLSLEKPAPCSPPAAEPKESLTESRGHLRIQYESPTASFDTSLEDDAGRYIPEGVAAPSTNPTAGPVLSPDHDAPSLSCLLASCSFYDHMLHVWRWDWNPDEAQQESQQC; encoded by the exons ATGGCTTGGAAGTCGAGGACCCGCAGCCTACAAGTGTTTGACACGGAGCAGAGTGCTGACACGGTGGAGTGGTGTCCTGTTTCACCGAGCCACAACATCCTGGCCTGCGGGACATATCAGCTACAGAAGGGG GCAGGGGTAGAGGATGTCACCCCAAGCCGGACTGGTCGTTTGTACCTTTTTAACTTTGAGCGAGGGGGATCGATGAGTCCTCCTCTCACTGAGCTGCAGCGCTTGGACACAGCGGCCATTTTAGATATGAAATG GTGCCATGTGCTGGTGTCAGAGAAGGCAGTGCTGGGAACAGCAGCTGCTACAGGGGAGCTGCAGCTGTACACGCTGTCAGACAGTCAG GAAGGCAGCTGCAGTCTGCAGCCTCTGAGCAGTTTGGAGGTGGGAGCAGAGCGGCTGGCTCTGTCATTAGATTGGTCCACAGGTAGAATGGACAG cagtgatgtgcGGGTGGTGTGCAGCGACTCTGCAGGCTGTGTCAGTGTGCTCTCTCTGGCTGAAAGCTCTCTGACAACTCTGTCACAGTGGAAAGCCCATGACTTTGAGGCCTGGATCTCAGCTTTCTCATACTGGGATACACAGCTGGTTTACTCTG GTGGTGATGACTGCAAACTTAAAGGCTGGGATCTCAGGGTGGGCCCATCCTGTCCCACTTGGACCAGTAAAAG GCACTCAATGGGTGTGTGCAGTATTCAGAGCAACCCACATCGAGAACACATCCTGGCTACAGGCAG ctATGATGAGCAGGTTTTGCTGTGGGACGGCAGAAACATGCGGCAGCCTCTCAGTGAGAGCGCGATGGGTGGTGGAGTGTGGAGGCTGAAGTGGCATCCAACCCATCAGCACCTGCTGCTGGCAGCCTGCATGCACAATGACTTCCATATCCTTCACTGCCAGCAGGCCCTAG AGGGCAGTGGGGGAGCTTGTCCCATTGTCGCCTCCTACATCCTCCACAACTCCCTTGCGTATGGAGCTGACTGGTCCCGGCTGTCCCTGGAGAAACCTGCTCCTTGCTCCCCTCCTGCTGCAGAACCAAAGGAAAGCCTcacagaaagcagaggacaCTTAAGGATTCAGTATGAATCTCCCACTGCCAGCTTTGACACTTCCCTGGAGGATGATGCTGGACGATACATCCCAGAGGGTGTTGCGGCGCCGTCTACCAACCCTACTGCAGGCCCCGTCCTCAGCCCTGACCACGATGCCCCCTCATTGTCCTGTCTGCTCGCAAGCTGCTCATTCTATGACCATATGCTCCATGTGTGGCGCTGGGACTGGAATCCAGATGAGGCTCAACAGGAATCACAGCAGTGTTGA